The Candidatus Pantoea soli genome window below encodes:
- the pstC gene encoding phosphate ABC transporter permease PstC: protein MAATKPTFKAPGKQGDMIFGAMVKLSALIVLLLLGGIIVSLIFSSWPSIQKFGFSFLWTKTWDAPNEQFGALVPIYGTLVTSLIALIIAVPVSFGIALFLTELAPGWLRRPLGTAIELLAAIPSIVYGMWGLFIFAPLFAEYFQTPVGEVLANIPIVGALFSGPAFGIGILAAGVILAIMIIPYIASVMRDVFEQTPVMMKESAYGIGCTTWEVIWRIVLPFTKNGVIGGVMLGLGRALGETMAVTFIIGNTYQLDNASLFMPGNSITSALANEFAEAESGVHVAALMELGLILFVITFIVLAISKLMILRLAKSEGARS, encoded by the coding sequence ATGGCTGCCACTAAGCCGACGTTTAAAGCACCGGGCAAGCAAGGCGACATGATTTTCGGCGCGATGGTTAAGCTGTCAGCGCTGATTGTGTTATTGCTGCTGGGCGGCATTATCGTCTCCCTGATTTTCTCCTCCTGGCCGAGCATCCAGAAGTTTGGCTTCTCCTTTCTGTGGACCAAAACCTGGGATGCGCCCAACGAACAATTCGGTGCGCTGGTGCCAATCTACGGCACCCTCGTTACCTCGCTGATCGCCCTGATCATCGCCGTACCGGTGAGCTTCGGCATTGCCCTGTTTCTCACCGAGCTGGCACCCGGCTGGCTGCGTCGTCCGCTGGGCACGGCGATTGAACTGCTGGCGGCGATCCCCAGCATCGTGTACGGCATGTGGGGCCTGTTTATTTTCGCGCCGCTGTTTGCTGAATATTTCCAGACGCCGGTCGGCGAGGTACTGGCCAATATTCCGATTGTGGGGGCACTGTTCTCCGGCCCGGCATTTGGTATTGGCATCCTGGCGGCTGGCGTTATTCTCGCCATCATGATTATTCCGTATATCGCTTCCGTCATGCGTGACGTGTTTGAGCAGACGCCGGTGATGATGAAAGAGTCGGCCTACGGTATTGGCTGCACCACCTGGGAAGTGATCTGGCGCATCGTGCTGCCGTTCACCAAAAATGGCGTGATCGGCGGCGTCATGTTGGGGCTGGGCCGCGCGCTGGGTGAAACCATGGCGGTAACCTTTATCATCGGTAATACCTACCAGCTCGACAACGCGTCGCTGTTTATGCCGGGCAACAGCATCACCTCGGCACTGGCGAACGAATTCGCCGAAGCGGAATCCGGCGTGCACGTCGCGGCGCTGATGGAGCTGGGCCTGATCCTGTTTGTGATCACCTTTATCGTGCTGGCGATCTCCAAACTGATGATCCTGCGTCTGGCGAAAAGTGAAGGAGCCCGTTCATGA
- the pstA gene encoding phosphate ABC transporter permease PstA gives MTAIEMQARAELEASRRKMQAWRSTKNKIALTLSLLTMAFGLFWLIWILFTTVTKGIDGLSWSLFTESTPPPNTAGGGLANALAGSGLLIFWSTFFGTPLGIMAGIYLAEYGRKHWLAEVIRFINDILLSAPSIVVGLFVYTLVVSQMQHFSGWAGVVALALLQIPIVIRTTENMLRLVPDSMREAAYALGTPKWKMISAITLKASVSGIITGVLLAIARIAGETAPLLFTALSNQFWSTDMMQPLANLPVTIFKFAMSPFAEWQSLAWAGVLIITLCVLLLNIVARVVFAKGKH, from the coding sequence ATGACAGCGATTGAAATGCAGGCGCGTGCGGAACTGGAAGCGTCGCGTCGTAAAATGCAGGCGTGGCGCAGCACCAAGAATAAAATTGCCCTGACGTTATCCCTGCTGACGATGGCGTTTGGTCTGTTCTGGCTGATCTGGATTCTGTTTACTACCGTGACCAAAGGCATTGATGGCCTGAGCTGGTCGCTGTTCACAGAATCCACGCCGCCCCCCAATACCGCCGGCGGCGGTCTGGCGAACGCCCTCGCCGGCAGCGGCCTGCTGATTTTCTGGTCCACCTTTTTTGGCACGCCGCTGGGCATTATGGCGGGTATCTACCTGGCAGAGTATGGCCGGAAGCACTGGCTGGCCGAGGTGATCCGTTTCATCAATGACATTCTGCTCTCCGCGCCGTCCATTGTGGTGGGCCTGTTTGTCTATACCCTTGTGGTATCGCAGATGCAGCACTTTTCCGGCTGGGCCGGCGTGGTGGCGCTGGCGCTGCTGCAAATTCCGATCGTGATCCGTACGACGGAAAACATGCTGCGGCTGGTGCCGGACAGTATGCGTGAAGCCGCCTACGCGCTGGGCACGCCAAAATGGAAGATGATCTCTGCTATCACGCTGAAAGCCTCGGTGTCCGGCATCATCACCGGCGTGCTGCTGGCGATTGCGCGTATTGCCGGTGAAACCGCCCCGCTGCTGTTTACCGCGCTGTCGAACCAGTTCTGGAGCACTGACATGATGCAGCCGCTGGCCAACCTGCCGGTGACCATCTTTAAATTCGCCATGAGCCCGTTTGCCGAATGGCAAAGTCTGGCGTGGGCGGGTGTGCTGATTATTACGCTGTGCGTGCTGTTGCTGAACATTGTCGCGCGCGTGGTTTTCGCCAAAGGCAAACACTAA